Proteins encoded by one window of Montipora capricornis isolate CH-2021 unplaced genomic scaffold, ASM3666992v2 scaffold_134, whole genome shotgun sequence:
- the LOC138034632 gene encoding uncharacterized protein, with translation MQILAISESWLNSSVKNAEVEIDGYSLLRLERPRNIKNEFGGGVCAYMRKTLKSKVLKDLSGISDTGFHQLWMQVQHKTLKSFLLCVTYKPPDCNVACFKDFRDRYTQALVYGLPILVVGDLNCDLLVNSSNSRTLNNLGTSLNMKQLITQPTRVTEISKTLIDVIFTSNPAIIVDSGIVETHFSDHYLVFAVLNLRMPKPPAAYVFARSYKYYDRQSFLSDLNKIPWYEIILSDDVNEKLLHFNGAFVRVLENHAPIKEIKIKHRRCPFINEEIKEKMAKRDQAHKIARETGALVDWQYYRDCRNDVKTVLREAEKEYVQNEIKNNQSSSERWKELPVSFIPEEDEFQFRAATSSEINRIVQSFPSNKAPGKDKLHMAVVKDALPAILPTLTEIINSSLLTSVFPSPWKESEIVPIPKDGGDPEVANENRPVSLLPALSKICERVALNQFTEYATRRNCLSGHQSGNKKRHSTETLNILTSDLALEAMDRKQVTALVLLDLPRHLTALITCPC, from the exons CAGAATCTTGGCTAAATTCAAGTGTAAAGAATGCTGAGGTCGAAATTGACGGATATAGTTTGTTAAGACTGGAGAGGCCGAGAAACATAAAGAATGAGTTTGGTGGTGGGGTGTGCGCGTATATGCGCAAGACCTTGAAGTCTAAAGTACTTAAAGACCTATCCGGAATATCAGACACTGGTTTTCACCAATTGTGGATGCAAGTTCAGCACAAAACGCTCAAGTCATTCTTGCTATGCGTCACTTACAAGCCTCCTGATTGTAATGTTGCCTGCTTTAAAGACTTCAGGGACCGTTATACACAAGCGCTTGTTTACGGCTTACCTATTCTAGTGGTCGGAGATCTCAACTGTGACTTGCTTGTTAATTCTTCAAACTCAAGAACATTAAACAACTTGGGTACGAGTCTGAATATGAAGCAGCTTATTACCCAGCCCACAAGAGTGACAGAAATATCTAAAACTCTGATTGATGTCATTTTTACTTCAAACCCGGCAATAATTGTGGATAGCGGTATAGTGGAGACTCACTTCAGTGATCACTATTTAGTCTTTGCTGTGTTAAATCTAAGGATGCCCAAACCACCGGCTGCTTACGTTTTCGCTAGGAGCTATAAGTATTATGATCGTCAAAGCTTTTTGAGTGACCTAAACAAGATCCCTTGGTATGAAATCATTTTGTCTGATGACGTAAATGAGAAACTACTCCATTTCAATGGAGCCTTTGTCCGGGTTTTGGAAAATCATGCACCtattaaggaaataaaaatcaaacatcGGAGATGTCCATTTATAAATGAAGAGATCAAAGAGAAAATGGCAAAAAGAGATCAAGCTCATAAAATCGCACGAGAGACGGGTGCTCTTGTGGATTGGCAGTATTATCGAGACTGTCGTAATGATGTTAAGACGGTATTACGCGAGGCGGAGAAGGAGTATGTCCAGAATGAGATTAAAAACAATCAGAGCTCTAGTGAACGGTGGAAG GAGCTCCCTGTCAGTTTTATACCCGAAGAAGATGAGTTTCAATTTCGAGCTGCTACCTCTTCCGAGATCAATAGGATTGTACAGTCATTTCCTTCAAATAAAGCACCAGGGAAAGATAAATTACACATGGCAGTGGTGAAAGATGCTCTGCCGGCTATCCTCCCGACTTTGACCGAGATCATAAACAGTTCACTTTTGACATCTGTATTTCCCTCACCATGGAAAGAATCTGAAATTGTTCCAATTCCAAAGGATGGTGGAGATCCGGAAGTAGCTAACGAGAATAGACCTGTGTCGTTGTTACCTGCTCTTTCTAAGATATGTGAACGAGTAGCCTTAAATCAATTTACCGAATATGCAACGAGGAGAAACTGTCTCAGTGGACACCAGAGTGGGAATAAGAAACGGCATTCGACAGAGACACTTAATATTTTGACGTCAGATCTAGCCCTGGAGGCAATGGATCGCAAGCAAGTCACTGCCTTGGTCTTATTAGATCTTCCAAGGCATTTGACAGCATTGATCACATGTCCTTGTTAA